Proteins from a single region of Magnetococcales bacterium:
- a CDS encoding B12-binding domain-containing radical SAM protein produces the protein MRVVLLTTPTRTSLPNSAIPHGIIALAAYLETMGHEPCVIDAALERSDLAALSKKVADCSPGLIGVGGIITAYAYVITLTKELKKWLPHVPIVLGGPIAIHNEENCFKHMVIDYIINGYGEIPLEKLLRSLSGQLSLDAIPGLTWLKEGTLTRNPGREFFRDLDAMPLPGYRFIDMEHYTTVNGTNEVLEKYLRLTGKKVKSHRSSSINGMLGCTDKCTFCVHEQEFVGLKAFSLDYVVNHIRHVHETYGVHVVSIGEEMFLTNLGRAKKFNEMMMEQLPDVYWMASTRANHVSEALVQELRKGNCFHVQWGFESGSQKILDLMQKRISREQNIQALKNLRTSPIGAVCSLMIGNIGESPETIKETRRSIHEAGITDAPIFYATPYPGGRTWDWVVERGIIGDTHAYLSKISDKDAGELTCNMTPYPDWVLRVWKFQLRLEILIQTGIQREIHNGDLPARLKKYIKLYFSPILLILLDVFLLIFGYPLKIIKMVKFSGHRGKIDTDTKGVILPKNLRLGKPPKLLSSADLIKK, from the coding sequence ATGCGTGTCGTTCTGCTGACCACGCCCACGCGGACATCACTGCCGAATAGCGCGATTCCCCACGGTATCATCGCCCTGGCAGCCTACCTGGAAACAATGGGTCACGAACCCTGCGTCATCGACGCAGCCCTCGAACGAAGTGACCTTGCCGCCCTTTCCAAAAAGGTGGCTGATTGTTCTCCCGGATTGATCGGGGTCGGCGGCATCATAACAGCCTATGCCTACGTGATCACCCTGACCAAAGAGCTGAAAAAATGGTTGCCCCATGTGCCCATTGTTCTGGGCGGCCCCATCGCCATCCATAATGAAGAGAACTGCTTCAAACACATGGTCATCGATTACATCATCAATGGTTATGGAGAGATCCCCCTCGAAAAATTGCTGCGGAGTCTGTCGGGGCAACTCAGCCTCGATGCCATTCCCGGCTTGACCTGGTTGAAAGAAGGCACTCTCACCCGGAATCCGGGCCGGGAATTTTTTCGGGATCTGGATGCCATGCCACTGCCGGGTTATCGCTTCATCGACATGGAGCACTACACAACGGTCAACGGCACCAACGAGGTACTGGAAAAATATCTGCGCCTGACAGGGAAAAAGGTCAAGAGCCACCGCTCCTCTTCCATCAATGGAATGCTTGGCTGTACGGATAAATGTACATTCTGTGTCCATGAACAGGAGTTTGTCGGACTGAAGGCATTCTCCCTGGATTATGTGGTCAACCATATCCGGCACGTTCATGAAACCTATGGCGTCCATGTGGTGAGCATTGGTGAAGAGATGTTTCTGACCAATCTCGGGCGCGCTAAAAAATTCAATGAGATGATGATGGAGCAACTCCCTGACGTATACTGGATGGCCAGTACACGAGCCAACCACGTGTCGGAAGCATTGGTGCAGGAGTTGCGAAAAGGAAACTGCTTTCATGTGCAATGGGGCTTTGAATCAGGAAGTCAGAAAATTCTGGACCTGATGCAAAAAAGGATCTCCCGCGAACAAAATATCCAGGCCCTCAAAAATCTTCGCACCTCCCCCATCGGGGCCGTCTGTTCCCTGATGATCGGCAACATCGGAGAATCCCCCGAGACAATCAAGGAGACACGCCGCTCCATCCATGAAGCAGGCATCACCGACGCCCCAATTTTTTATGCCACACCCTACCCGGGAGGACGGACCTGGGACTGGGTCGTCGAACGAGGCATCATCGGCGATACACACGCCTATTTGAGCAAAATTTCCGACAAGGATGCCGGCGAGTTGACCTGCAACATGACCCCCTATCCGGATTGGGTTTTGCGAGTTTGGAAGTTTCAACTCCGCCTGGAGATCCTGATTCAGACAGGCATCCAAAGAGAGATCCATAATGGGGATCTTCCAGCCAGACTGAAAAAGTATATCAAATTATATTTTTCTCCGATTTTGTTGATACTTCTCGATGTTTTTCTGCTGATATTCGGGTACCCTCTCAAAATCATCAAAATGGTCAAATTTTCCGGTCACCGGGGCAAGATCGATACGGACACGAAGGGGGTGATCCTCCCCAAAAATCTTCGCCTTGGCAAACCGCCCAAATTGTTGTCTTCCGCAGATTTGATCAAAAAGTAA